From the Pseudodesulfovibrio indicus genome, the window AGTGGAAGACCTGCCTGGAGCACGCCGAGAAGATCGGGCTGGGCACCAGGGAGTACGAACTGGTCGTGGTCAAATAGCCGCAGGCCAACACCCCCCTTCCTCTTTATAGCCAACAAAAAAGCCGACCGGACGGACGTCCGGTCGGCTCTTCCGTTGCGGAGCGGGGCCGCTGGCTGCGCGCCGCGAGCACCGCTTCGAGCGCGCCTCCCGGGCAGAGGCCGTCAGGCCGGGGCGTGGTCCAGGATGTGGTCCATGAACAGCCGGACCCTCCGGGGCAGCTGGCTGGAGCCGGTGACCATGCTCACGTCGTGCACGAACCCGCCGCTCCAGTCCGGCAGCACGCGCACCAGCCGCCCGGATTGTTCCGCCGATTCCGCATCCCTGCCCCGGATCATGCCCACGCCGTGTCCGGCCAGGGTGAAATCCAGGCAGACCCCGACCGAGCTGAAGCTGTATTGCGGCTGGACCTCGACGAGCACCTGCCGCTCGCCGTTGTGCATGGGCCAGCGACAGCCGAACCGTTGCAGGACGATGCACGGCAGCCCGCGGAGGTCGCCCGGCTCCCTGGGCAGGGGGTATTGCTCCAGCAGCGACGGCGCGGCGTAGAGATGCGGTTCTATGGTCGTCAGTTTCCGGGCGACCAGCGACGGGGCGATGTTCGAGCCGATGAGGAAAGCCACGTCGTACGGGTCCGTGCGCATGTCCACGGGATGCTCCACAAAGGTCAGTTCCATCTGGATGTCCGGCCAGGTCGCCGCGAAATCGAGGATCGCGTCCTTCAGCAGCCGCTCGTAGAGGTCGCGGAACATGCAGACCCGGATCAGCCCGGACGGCTTCTGCATGTTCCCGACCACCGAGTCGTAGGCCTTCCGGGTCTCGTCCAGGATGAACCCGCAGCGGTCCAGAAGATACGCGCCGTTGTCCGTCAACTCGACGTTCCGGGTGTCCCGGTAAAAGAGCAGTACTCCCATCCGCTCTTCCAGCAGCTTGATGCGCCGCGACAGGGTCGAGACGCCGATCCCCAACGACTCCGCAGCCTTGGTGAAGCTCTTTCGCCGAGCCACCTCCACCAGCAGGGGGACGTC encodes:
- a CDS encoding LysR family transcriptional regulator — encoded protein: MVQEFLNDVPLLVEVARRKSFTKAAESLGIGVSTLSRRIKLLEERMGVLLFYRDTRNVELTDNGAYLLDRCGFILDETRKAYDSVVGNMQKPSGLIRVCMFRDLYERLLKDAILDFAATWPDIQMELTFVEHPVDMRTDPYDVAFLIGSNIAPSLVARKLTTIEPHLYAAPSLLEQYPLPREPGDLRGLPCIVLQRFGCRWPMHNGERQVLVEVQPQYSFSSVGVCLDFTLAGHGVGMIRGRDAESAEQSGRLVRVLPDWSGGFVHDVSMVTGSSQLPRRVRLFMDHILDHAPA